One Candidatus Uhrbacteria bacterium CG10_big_fil_rev_8_21_14_0_10_50_16 genomic region harbors:
- the recJ gene encoding single-stranded-DNA-specific exonuclease RecJ: MKKQTATWNLHTPVEEDALRQFPELDPVLMQLLWNRGIRSQEEIYAFFNPDYGTDLHDPFLFRQMKSVVKRIYQALEKGETIVIHGDYDADGICGTAVLVTAIKEICRRTGIKAFEEERVRWYLPSREGDGYGMSYAAVETFKEMEVNLIITVDCGIANVDEIALAYAFGMEVIVVDHHQLPQTCSELALTVHPLVPGETYPFKKLAAVGVAFKVACALYAHGRSRKAPIPLGLEKWLLDLVSIATVTDMVPLTGENRLLETYGLMVLNKSKRVGLLALMNAAGLTQGKLTTTDIGFRIGPRLNAAGRIAKADVALELMLEEDESRADALAEQLNQINTERQKLTEQSTKRALEMVDTEAAFIAVVDHETRVGVAGLVAGKLAQQLGKPSVVMTRVGVHVVGSGRAPSGFQFVQAMDTCRELMVGGGGHPEACGFTLLEPQISAWVKAMNIFAAEHATDDAGKTILDVDAELELSDVTWELVERVSAMEPHGMGNPTPTFLASGVQVIAAETVGKTQSHLRLSVATSTRSIRSCIGFGWGWLAEDLTMGDTIDLVYEIGVNEWNGNREIQLQIVDIQKVS; this comes from the coding sequence ATGAAGAAACAAACAGCGACGTGGAATCTTCATACGCCGGTGGAGGAAGATGCCTTGCGACAATTTCCAGAATTGGATCCCGTGTTGATGCAATTATTGTGGAATCGTGGTATCCGATCACAAGAGGAAATTTATGCGTTTTTTAATCCTGATTATGGAACCGATCTCCATGATCCGTTTTTGTTTCGACAAATGAAGAGTGTCGTAAAGCGTATTTACCAGGCGTTGGAGAAAGGGGAAACGATTGTGATTCACGGAGATTATGATGCAGACGGGATCTGTGGAACGGCCGTACTCGTGACAGCCATTAAAGAAATTTGTCGTCGTACGGGTATAAAGGCATTTGAGGAGGAGCGGGTACGTTGGTATCTACCATCGCGAGAAGGAGATGGGTACGGAATGAGCTACGCAGCGGTAGAGACGTTTAAGGAGATGGAGGTGAACCTTATTATTACGGTTGATTGCGGGATTGCAAACGTGGATGAGATTGCGCTTGCGTATGCCTTTGGAATGGAGGTGATTGTGGTGGATCATCACCAGTTACCGCAAACCTGTTCTGAGCTTGCGCTCACGGTGCACCCGTTGGTGCCAGGAGAAACTTATCCATTCAAGAAACTCGCGGCGGTGGGCGTGGCCTTTAAGGTTGCCTGCGCACTTTATGCGCACGGAAGATCCAGGAAGGCGCCAATTCCTTTGGGGTTAGAAAAATGGTTGCTGGATCTTGTGTCCATCGCAACGGTCACAGATATGGTTCCATTGACGGGCGAAAATCGTTTATTGGAGACGTATGGATTAATGGTGCTAAATAAAAGTAAACGTGTTGGATTGCTTGCGCTCATGAACGCCGCAGGGCTGACACAGGGGAAGCTTACGACCACGGATATTGGATTTAGAATTGGGCCAAGACTTAATGCAGCTGGCAGAATTGCAAAGGCAGACGTGGCATTGGAACTTATGCTCGAGGAAGACGAGTCGCGTGCAGACGCATTGGCAGAACAGCTGAATCAAATCAATACCGAGCGACAAAAGCTTACAGAACAGTCCACAAAGCGTGCCTTGGAGATGGTGGACACCGAGGCCGCATTTATTGCGGTTGTGGATCATGAAACACGCGTAGGCGTTGCAGGACTTGTCGCTGGAAAGCTTGCGCAACAGCTTGGAAAGCCGTCGGTGGTCATGACACGCGTAGGTGTGCATGTGGTGGGATCGGGTCGTGCGCCCTCGGGGTTCCAATTTGTGCAGGCGATGGATACGTGTCGAGAACTCATGGTAGGGGGTGGAGGACATCCGGAGGCGTGTGGATTTACGCTTTTGGAACCGCAGATTTCCGCGTGGGTGAAGGCGATGAACATATTTGCAGCCGAACATGCAACGGACGACGCAGGGAAAACAATCTTGGACGTGGACGCAGAGTTGGAGCTATCGGATGTTACCTGGGAACTTGTTGAGCGTGTGTCTGCCATGGAACCACACGGTATGGGCAATCCAACGCCAACGTTTTTGGCTTCTGGTGTGCAGGTGATCGCGGCAGAAACGGTCGGTAAAACACAATCACATTTACGATTAAGTGTCGCCACAAGCACTCGCAGTATTAGGTCCTGTATTGGGTTTGGATGGGGATGGTTGGCGGAAGACCTGACGATGGGTGATACAATAGACTTGGTTTATGAGATTGGCGTCAATGAATGGAATGGGAATCGAGAGATTCAACTACAGATCGTGGACATTCAAAAGGTGTCATGA
- a CDS encoding Asp-tRNA(Asn)/Glu-tRNA(Gln) amidotransferase GatCAB subunit A, whose product MTIAELRLNMEQGTMTARQVVDSYLERIEAQDHNVGAFLEVFGADARLQADEIDARRARGESLGSLAGIPIAVKDNILMQGKTATGGSAILESYTAAYDATAIARLKAADAILMGRTNCDEFGCGSSTESSAYGVTKNPIDLTRIAGGSSGGSAAAVKAEFVPAALGSETGGSTRQPAAMCGVVGFKPTYGYISRYGLMAYASSLDHIGTFANNVEDVAEVMRVIAGKDDKDATTVEGEIAFPEFSDGVKGKRIGVPKQFFDENLDPALVKRVREAIAVFEEGGATIVELNLPILEYALAMYYIIATAELSSNLNRYDGLQYGSVVAGETIEEQVATTRTAGFGTEVKRRILLGTYVLSAGHVDAYYKKAIAARQTLCDAMDNAWEEVDVIMGPTSPVVAWPLGEKMDDPVTMYLADIYTVVANLAGIPGLSVPCGNVDDLPVGLQIMGPRNADATVLDMGYWYQNNV is encoded by the coding sequence ATGACCATTGCAGAATTGAGATTAAACATGGAGCAGGGGACCATGACGGCGCGACAGGTGGTAGACAGCTATTTGGAGCGTATTGAGGCGCAGGATCACAACGTTGGTGCGTTTTTAGAAGTGTTTGGTGCGGATGCACGGTTGCAAGCGGATGAGATTGACGCACGTCGTGCACGCGGGGAGTCGCTAGGGTCCCTTGCAGGGATTCCGATTGCCGTTAAGGACAATATTCTTATGCAGGGCAAAACGGCCACAGGAGGATCTGCTATTTTGGAATCCTACACAGCGGCCTATGACGCAACGGCGATTGCACGGCTCAAGGCCGCGGATGCCATTTTGATGGGGCGTACCAATTGTGATGAGTTTGGGTGCGGATCGTCTACGGAATCAAGTGCGTATGGAGTGACTAAGAATCCGATTGACCTTACGCGTATCGCAGGTGGTTCCTCCGGTGGGTCAGCTGCTGCTGTTAAGGCCGAGTTTGTGCCAGCGGCTCTTGGAAGCGAGACAGGTGGGTCTACACGACAACCGGCGGCAATGTGCGGTGTGGTCGGGTTTAAGCCAACGTATGGGTACATCTCTCGCTATGGGTTGATGGCCTATGCCTCGAGTCTTGATCATATTGGAACGTTTGCAAACAACGTGGAGGATGTTGCGGAGGTTATGCGCGTAATTGCCGGTAAGGATGATAAGGACGCTACGACCGTGGAGGGAGAGATTGCCTTTCCGGAGTTTTCTGATGGCGTCAAGGGTAAACGTATTGGCGTTCCAAAGCAGTTTTTTGATGAAAATTTAGATCCGGCGCTTGTAAAACGTGTGCGAGAGGCGATTGCGGTGTTTGAGGAGGGTGGGGCGACGATTGTGGAGCTCAACCTTCCAATTTTGGAGTACGCACTTGCCATGTATTACATCATTGCCACAGCAGAGTTATCCAGCAATCTCAATCGATACGATGGATTGCAATATGGATCTGTGGTTGCGGGAGAGACAATCGAGGAGCAAGTCGCCACAACACGTACGGCGGGATTTGGAACAGAGGTTAAACGTCGCATTCTGCTTGGAACGTATGTGCTCTCAGCGGGTCATGTGGACGCCTATTACAAAAAAGCCATTGCGGCACGGCAGACGCTGTGTGACGCGATGGACAATGCCTGGGAGGAGGTAGATGTGATTATGGGGCCAACGAGTCCGGTGGTTGCCTGGCCGCTAGGGGAGAAGATGGACGACCCGGTGACCATGTACCTGGCGGACATTTACACAGTTGTCGCCAATTTGGCGGGCATCCCTGGATTATCTGTCCCCTGCGGTAACGTGGATGATCTGCCGGTTGGATTGCAGATCATGGGTCCTAGAAACGCAGACGCCACCGTGTTGGACATGGGCTATTGGTATCAAAACAACGTCTAA
- a CDS encoding elongation factor 4 translates to MDQSHIRNFCIIAHIDHGKSTLADRLLELTGTLDKRQLKEQTLDTMDLERERGITIKLQPARMKHTKDGVEYTLNLIDTPGHVDFAYEVSRSLAAVEGCILLVDATQGVQAQTLANLYMAIEAGLEVIPVLNKIDLPAADVASRSEELKQLIGCTREDILTVSGKTGEGVAALLDRLVEKVPMPKGDTNAEPRAMIFDSFYDDYQGVVAYVRVVDGAFKKGQQMKMVATEVVTPIAELGHISPQRIPDADLTTGQIGYIVTGLKDIVSCRVGDTITLPGTHVTPLPGYKEVRPMVFAGIFPRDGGDVTELREGMEKLQLSDASLTVEPEQSGALGVGFRCGLLGMLHLEIVQERLMRESDVDVVVTTPSVRYRVQKSNGEELIIKSPLDLPDPSQIAQVFEPWARVDIVVPTERIGAVMALVQDRRGIYKTTEYLDQHRALLHYEMALSAVIVDFYDALKTATSGYGSMSYEAFDERPADVVRMDIFVAEDPVEALSTLVYRDQAHEVGKKIIHTLKNEIPRQQFVIKLQAMIGGAIIAGDRISAMRKDVTAKLYGGDVTRKRKLLEKQKKGKKKMAALGHGKVEIPASAYLKVLKR, encoded by the coding sequence ATGGATCAATCACACATCCGCAACTTTTGCATTATCGCCCATATTGACCACGGAAAGTCGACCCTCGCGGATCGGCTTTTAGAGTTAACGGGCACATTGGACAAACGACAGCTCAAAGAACAGACCCTGGACACCATGGACTTGGAGCGAGAGCGGGGGATTACCATTAAGTTACAACCGGCTCGGATGAAGCACACCAAAGATGGTGTGGAGTACACGTTGAATCTCATTGACACACCGGGGCATGTGGATTTTGCTTACGAGGTTTCTCGATCGCTTGCCGCTGTGGAGGGATGTATTTTGTTGGTCGATGCCACACAGGGTGTGCAGGCGCAAACACTTGCAAACTTATATATGGCAATTGAGGCGGGGTTGGAGGTGATTCCGGTGCTCAATAAAATCGACTTGCCGGCGGCAGACGTGGCAAGTCGTAGCGAGGAACTGAAACAACTCATTGGCTGCACACGAGAAGATATTTTGACAGTCTCCGGAAAAACAGGTGAGGGCGTTGCAGCGCTGTTGGATCGCCTGGTGGAGAAGGTGCCTATGCCCAAAGGTGACACAAACGCCGAACCACGCGCGATGATTTTTGATTCGTTCTACGACGATTATCAAGGCGTGGTGGCCTACGTGCGTGTGGTGGATGGCGCCTTTAAAAAAGGACAGCAAATGAAGATGGTTGCCACAGAAGTTGTGACGCCGATTGCAGAGCTTGGACACATTTCTCCACAACGTATCCCTGACGCCGACCTCACGACGGGGCAAATTGGCTATATAGTAACTGGGTTAAAAGATATTGTGAGCTGTCGCGTTGGAGATACGATCACCTTGCCGGGTACGCACGTAACGCCGTTGCCGGGTTACAAAGAGGTGCGACCAATGGTGTTTGCTGGTATTTTTCCGCGCGATGGAGGTGATGTTACGGAATTGCGTGAGGGTATGGAAAAGTTGCAGTTGTCCGATGCGTCTCTTACAGTGGAGCCGGAGCAATCTGGGGCGCTTGGTGTTGGATTCCGTTGTGGTTTGCTTGGCATGTTGCATTTGGAAATTGTGCAGGAACGCCTCATGCGGGAGTCGGATGTGGACGTGGTGGTTACAACGCCGAGTGTGCGATACCGTGTGCAAAAATCCAATGGTGAGGAACTGATTATTAAGAGTCCGCTCGATCTTCCGGATCCAAGTCAGATTGCACAGGTTTTTGAGCCTTGGGCGCGTGTGGATATTGTGGTGCCAACGGAGCGCATTGGAGCCGTCATGGCGCTTGTGCAGGACAGACGTGGAATTTACAAAACCACGGAATACCTGGATCAGCACCGAGCGCTTTTGCATTACGAAATGGCGTTGTCGGCGGTGATTGTAGATTTTTATGATGCGCTTAAAACGGCAACGAGTGGCTACGGATCCATGAGCTACGAGGCGTTTGACGAGCGTCCGGCAGATGTGGTGCGTATGGATATTTTTGTGGCGGAAGACCCTGTGGAGGCGCTTTCCACACTAGTGTATCGAGATCAAGCGCATGAGGTTGGAAAGAAAATTATTCATACACTTAAAAATGAGATACCACGTCAGCAGTTTGTGATAAAATTGCAGGCGATGATAGGAGGTGCCATTATTGCAGGGGATCGTATTTCGGCCATGCGTAAAGACGTGACGGCCAAGCTTTATGGCGGAGACGTCACGCGAAAACGTAAATTGCTCGAGAAACAAAAAAAGGGAAAGAAGAAAATGGCTGCCTTGGGACATGGAAAAGTGGAAATCCCCGCCAGTGCCTATTTAAAAGTATTAAAGCGATAA
- a CDS encoding tRNA 2-thiouridine(34) synthase MnmA, with protein MQDSPRKILVAMSGGVDSSVAAALLLEQGHEVVGAFMKNWSGCDWETDKRDAQRVAAGLGIDFYVYDFEKEYRERVYEYMIAEYAAGRTPNPDVMCNREVKFDLLMNVADALGCSQLATGHYARIRTEGETIELLKGVDSNKDQSYFLCRLGQKELRRAVFPVGELTKSEVRRIAQKYHLATAEKKDSQGLCFVGMVDMQTFLKERIPTQTGPIVTTDGEVIGEHEGIQYYTIGQRHGLGVGGGEPWYVVDRRLETNELVVGHEDDPALLAREIHAMDVHWVSGAEPVFPVICQAKIRYRQEDQLCTVTPIQGDYVDEKGNVDRQATLNIQFDQAQRAVAPGQFVVFYHQDVLIGSAVAV; from the coding sequence ATGCAGGACTCCCCCAGGAAAATCTTAGTGGCAATGAGCGGTGGCGTCGATTCGTCGGTGGCCGCTGCGTTGCTTTTGGAACAGGGGCATGAGGTGGTGGGGGCGTTTATGAAAAATTGGAGCGGATGTGATTGGGAGACGGACAAACGAGATGCACAGCGTGTGGCGGCAGGTCTGGGAATTGATTTTTATGTCTACGACTTTGAGAAAGAATACCGGGAGCGTGTGTATGAATACATGATTGCCGAGTATGCGGCAGGCCGCACACCAAATCCGGATGTGATGTGTAACCGTGAGGTAAAGTTTGACTTACTTATGAATGTGGCAGACGCGTTGGGATGTAGTCAGCTGGCAACTGGCCATTATGCACGCATTCGCACGGAGGGGGAGACTATTGAATTATTAAAGGGTGTTGATTCCAATAAAGATCAATCGTATTTTTTATGTCGGTTGGGTCAGAAGGAATTGCGTCGAGCCGTATTCCCTGTGGGCGAGCTCACCAAATCGGAGGTGCGCCGCATTGCGCAGAAATATCACCTTGCAACTGCGGAGAAAAAAGATAGCCAGGGGCTTTGTTTTGTTGGGATGGTGGATATGCAAACGTTTTTAAAGGAGCGAATCCCTACGCAGACGGGACCGATTGTGACCACAGACGGAGAGGTGATTGGAGAACATGAAGGGATTCAATACTATACGATTGGGCAGCGACATGGATTGGGTGTTGGTGGCGGTGAGCCGTGGTATGTGGTGGATCGACGATTGGAGACGAATGAATTGGTAGTGGGACATGAGGACGATCCGGCGTTGCTCGCACGAGAGATTCATGCGATGGATGTCCATTGGGTTTCTGGGGCAGAGCCGGTGTTTCCAGTTATCTGCCAGGCAAAAATTCGCTATCGGCAAGAGGATCAGTTGTGCACGGTTACGCCGATACAAGGAGATTACGTAGATGAGAAGGGGAATGTGGATCGGCAGGCGACGTTAAACATTCAATTTGATCAAGCACAGCGGGCTGTGGCACCGGGGCAGTTTGTTGTTTTTTACCACCAAGACGTCCTCATTGGCAGCGCGGTGGCTGTGTAA
- a CDS encoding DNA-binding response regulator → MKLLVVEDEPKLNKGLVTGLQARGYTVESAMDGVEGEQLARVEGYDLIVLDVMLPGRDGLEVCRNLRGYGIQTPILFLTARDTVPDKVAGLDLGGDDYLAKPFAFEELLARVRTLLRRPKQATQDVLVLEDLQVDTRSQKVRIKDKEIDLTLREYGVLEYLLRNKGLVVTREDILSHVWDRFFDSFSNVVDVHVKNLRKKLPKAYAKRIETVWGKGYRIAEPAV, encoded by the coding sequence ATGAAACTCTTAGTGGTGGAAGACGAACCAAAACTCAATAAAGGCCTAGTAACGGGTCTGCAGGCGCGGGGATATACCGTAGAATCGGCGATGGACGGCGTGGAGGGCGAGCAACTCGCGCGTGTGGAGGGGTATGATCTTATTGTGTTAGACGTCATGCTGCCCGGTCGCGATGGGTTAGAGGTGTGCAGAAATCTCCGCGGGTACGGCATCCAAACGCCTATTTTATTCCTTACGGCACGTGACACAGTACCAGATAAGGTGGCGGGATTGGATTTGGGAGGAGACGACTACTTAGCAAAACCTTTTGCGTTTGAAGAGTTACTGGCGCGTGTTCGCACCTTGCTACGTCGACCCAAGCAAGCCACACAGGACGTGCTTGTGTTGGAAGATTTACAGGTCGACACACGATCACAAAAAGTGCGCATTAAAGACAAGGAGATCGACCTTACGCTGCGCGAGTACGGTGTGTTGGAATATCTCCTGCGTAATAAGGGGTTGGTGGTCACGCGTGAAGACATTTTGTCGCATGTGTGGGATCGTTTCTTCGATTCATTTAGTAACGTGGTAGACGTCCATGTTAAAAACCTTCGCAAAAAATTACCAAAAGCGTATGCAAAACGGATTGAAACCGTTTGGGGAAAGGGGTATCGGATTGCTGAGCCCGCTGTTTAG
- a CDS encoding ribonuclease H, with the protein MHALLFTDGGSRGNPGPAGSGAVLFDENKEVIDEAMLYLGTETNNVAEYTAIIIGLELALAHGVTTLDSYMDSELAVKQLNGQYRVKNPGLAKLWIQVRELASKFERVRFTHVRREQNTHADALVNKVLDQHTR; encoded by the coding sequence ATGCATGCATTATTGTTCACTGATGGAGGATCACGTGGAAACCCAGGACCAGCTGGGTCTGGTGCTGTTTTGTTTGATGAGAACAAAGAGGTGATAGACGAGGCGATGTTGTATTTAGGAACGGAGACCAATAACGTTGCAGAATACACGGCGATTATTATTGGATTAGAGTTGGCACTCGCGCACGGCGTAACGACGCTCGATTCCTATATGGACTCAGAGCTTGCCGTCAAACAATTAAATGGTCAGTATCGCGTCAAAAATCCAGGTCTTGCAAAATTGTGGATTCAGGTACGCGAGTTGGCGTCTAAGTTTGAACGCGTTCGATTTACCCATGTGCGGCGCGAGCAGAATACGCACGCCGATGCACTTGTCAACAAGGTCCTAGACCAACACACGCGATAA
- the lgt gene encoding prolipoprotein diacylglyceryl transferase yields the protein MIPYFTQTVIHLGPLPIQVWGTMVALGIAVGLWVSGKRAEKLGLNKKIVYDLGTYAVIAAMVGARVVHSFVYEIGATLQDPLEFFRVWHGGFSVMGGFIGACLMSYWYLRKHHVDVWRYADATIFGLPIGLGIGRIGCFLIHDHPGTASDFILAVQYPDGVARHDHGLYLSLNGFAMALVFWWMSRRRLPVGAYLAVFGVWYGAVRFWLDFYRTIDTRYFGLTPAQYVSVAMFGLGLWGIWKCVQSTRKKSG from the coding sequence ATGATTCCATATTTTACACAAACTGTGATTCACCTGGGTCCGCTCCCAATCCAAGTTTGGGGCACCATGGTTGCACTGGGTATTGCTGTGGGACTTTGGGTGTCGGGAAAGCGCGCCGAGAAGCTCGGGCTTAACAAAAAAATTGTCTACGATCTTGGAACCTATGCCGTAATTGCTGCCATGGTGGGCGCGCGTGTAGTGCATTCGTTTGTGTATGAGATTGGGGCGACGCTGCAGGATCCGTTGGAATTTTTCCGTGTGTGGCATGGAGGGTTTTCTGTCATGGGTGGATTTATTGGCGCCTGTTTAATGAGTTACTGGTATTTGCGTAAGCATCATGTGGACGTGTGGCGCTATGCAGATGCCACGATTTTTGGCCTGCCTATTGGGTTAGGAATTGGGCGTATTGGATGCTTTTTGATCCATGACCATCCCGGGACGGCGTCGGATTTTATTCTTGCTGTGCAATATCCCGACGGCGTGGCGCGGCACGATCACGGTCTGTATCTCTCGTTGAATGGATTTGCGATGGCGCTCGTGTTTTGGTGGATGAGTCGACGCAGGCTACCGGTGGGCGCGTACTTGGCCGTGTTTGGGGTCTGGTATGGAGCAGTGCGATTTTGGCTGGATTTTTATCGGACTATCGACACACGCTATTTTGGTCTCACGCCAGCGCAATATGTGTCCGTTGCCATGTTTGGACTTGGACTGTGGGGGATCTGGAAATGTGTGCAATCAACGCGTAAAAAAAGTGGATAA
- a CDS encoding disulfide bond formation protein DsbA, producing MEENTPREQGFLDGPPKTMFAFGIACGIAVSAFIFVLAGGTGGAGLLAASGSGRAADAAPLVAQPTNNGAAPAGAPVPDITKDDYVRGDLSKAKVVMIEYSDYECPFCSRHHPTLKAMMDEFGDDVAWVYRQFPLTSIHQQAMPAATAALCAGDLGGNEAFWDMTDALFENQSTLGQATYEKLAADIGLNAKKFSTCLVSGEFNDRINNEQSGGAASGVTGTPGTFINGQLIPGAVPEDQIRSIIQGLL from the coding sequence ATGGAAGAAAACACCCCACGAGAACAAGGATTTCTGGATGGTCCTCCAAAAACCATGTTCGCATTTGGTATCGCTTGCGGTATCGCTGTCTCGGCATTTATCTTTGTTCTCGCCGGAGGCACGGGCGGAGCGGGGTTGCTCGCAGCATCTGGAAGCGGACGTGCTGCAGACGCCGCACCTCTTGTAGCACAGCCAACCAATAACGGAGCCGCGCCTGCAGGTGCACCTGTTCCTGATATTACCAAGGACGATTACGTTCGCGGTGATTTGAGCAAGGCGAAGGTCGTGATGATTGAGTACTCGGACTACGAGTGTCCATTCTGCAGCCGTCACCACCCAACGCTCAAAGCGATGATGGATGAGTTTGGCGACGATGTTGCATGGGTCTACCGACAGTTCCCACTCACAAGTATTCACCAACAAGCGATGCCTGCGGCGACGGCAGCGTTGTGTGCGGGGGATCTTGGTGGAAACGAGGCGTTTTGGGATATGACCGATGCGTTATTTGAGAATCAGTCCACGCTTGGACAGGCTACATACGAGAAGTTGGCAGCCGACATTGGCCTTAATGCTAAGAAGTTTTCCACGTGTCTTGTGTCGGGAGAGTTTAACGATCGCATTAACAACGAACAAAGCGGGGGAGCGGCGTCTGGCGTAACCGGAACACCGGGAACGTTTATCAACGGACAGCTCATTCCAGGAGCGGTTCCAGAAGATCAGATCCGATCCATTATTCAAGGATTGCTTTAA